A single Anabas testudineus chromosome 10, fAnaTes1.2, whole genome shotgun sequence DNA region contains:
- the LOC113160221 gene encoding heterogeneous nuclear ribonucleoprotein A0-like, with protein MSDQLCKLFVGGLNVDTDDDGLRKHFEQYGTLTDCVVVVNKQLQRSRCFGFVTYSTPEEADAAMAARPHTVDGNAVELKRAVAREDANKPEALAKVKKIFVGGLKDDIEENHLTEYFSQYGEVEKSEVISEKETGKKRGFGFVYFADHDAADKAVVVKFHTVNGHKVEVKKALTKQEMQAANRTGMAPRGRPGRGMRGNQNGYGSRDYGGNYNYGNGGGYNCGGYGGYGGPYGGGYGDQGSGYGGGNDYNEFGSGYGQHSSGYGPMKGPPFGGQRSAAPYARGGGGGGGYPRGGYGGGY; from the coding sequence ATGTCCGACCAGCTTTGTAAACTTTTCGTCGGTGGCCTGAATGTGGATACCGACGACGATGGCCTGCGCAAGCATTTCGAGCAGTACGGTACACTCACCGACTGCGTCGTGGTCGTGAACAAGCAGCTGCAGCGGTCCCGCTGTTTCGGCTTTGTAACCTACTCCACACCGGAGGAGGCCGACGCGGCGATGGCGGCTAGGCCGCACACCGTCGACGGTAACGCGGTCGAGCTGAAGCGGGCCGTGGCCCGAGAAGACGCCAACAAGCCAGAGGCTCTTGCGAAAGTGAAAAAGATCTTCGTCGGTGGCCTGAAGGACGACATCGAGGAGAACCATCTGACCGAGTATTTCTCCCAGTACGGTGAAGTCGAGAAGTCTGAAGTCATCTCGGAGAAGGAGACCGGAAAGAAAAGAGGCTTCGGCTTTGTTTACTTCGCCGATCACGACGCGGCCGACAAGGCGGTGGTGGTGAAGTTCCACACCGTTAACGGACATAAGGTCGAGGTAAAGAAAGCACTGACCAAGCAGGAGATGCAGGCTGCCAACAGAACCGGCATGGCGCCCAGAGGCCGACCAGGTAGAGGCATGAGGGGAAATCAAAATGGCTACGGCAGCAGGGACTACGGCGGAAACTACAACTACGGAAATGGCGGAGGCTACAACTGTGGCGGCTACGGAGGGTACGGCGGACCTTATGGGGGTGGGTACGGAGACCAGGGAAGTGGCTACGGTGGTGGAAACGACTACAACGAGTTTGGCAGCGGCTATGGCCAGCATTCATCCGGGTATGGCCCCATGAAGGGGCCTCCCTTCGGCGGCCAGAGGAGCGCTGCTCCCTACGCCCGAGGCGGCGGCGGCGGTGGTGGCTACCCCAGGGGGGGCTATGGCGGCGGCTATTAA